In the genome of Streptomyces sp. NBC_00259, the window CCAGGTCGCCGACATCCTGCTCTACCAGGCCAATCAGGTCCCGGTCGGCGAGGACCAGCGCCAGCACATCGAGCTGACCCGCGATCTCGCCGAGCGCTTCAACGGCCGCTTCGGCCGGACCTTCACGCTCCCGGAGCCGTACATCCTGAAGGAGACGGCGAAGATCTACGACCTGCAGGACCCGCAGATCAAGATGAGCAAGTCGGCGTCCACCCCCAAGGGTCTGATCAACCTGCTCGACGAGCCGAAGGCGACGGCGAAGAAGGTCAGGAGCGCGGTCACCGACACCGACACGGTCGTCCGCTTCGACCAGGTCGAGAAGCCGGGCGTCAGCAATCTGCTGACCATCTACTCCACCCTCACCGGCACCGCGATCGTGGAACTGGAACAGAAGTACGAGGGCAAGGGCTACGGTGCGCTGAAGACGGACCTCGCCGACGTCATGGTGGAATTCGTCACTCCGTTCCGGTCCCGCACCCAGGAGTACCTGGACGACCCCGAGACGCTGGACTCCCTCCTGGCCAAGGGCGCGGAGAAGGCCCGCGCGGTCGCCGCCGAGACCCTCGCCCAGACCTACGACCGGGTGGGCTTCCTGCCCGCCAAGCACTGAGCCGGACCCTGGGACCAGTGGTCCCGTCGGGCACCGAGGAAAAGGACTCTGGCGGGACCATGGCCGCAGCCGTCACACTGGCGACTGCGCAGACCACCGAAAACCCGGATAAGGAGAACGACGTGGGGACCGTAACGCTCGGCGTTTCGATCGCGGTCCCGGAGCCCTACGGCAGCCTGCTCCAGGAGCGGCGCGCGGGCTTCGGGGATGCCGCCGCGCACGGCATCCCCACGCATGTCACCCTCCTGCCGCCGACCGAGGCCGACGCGTCGGCCCTGCCTGTGGTCGAGGCGCACCTCACGCGGGTCGCGGCGGCGGGCCGCGCCTTCCCGATGAGGCTGTCCGGCACCGGTACGTTCCGCCCGGACTCGCCGGTCGTCTTCGTCAAGGTGGCCGAGGGCGGGGCGGCCTGCACCCAGCTCCAGCAGCGGGTGCGGGACGCGTCCGGCCCGCTCGTGCGCGAGCTGCAGTGGCCGTACCACCCGCATGTGACCGTCGCGCACGGCATCGCCGAGGAGGCGATGGACCGGGCCTACGAGGAGCTGGCCGGGTACGAGGCGGAGTGGACCTGCACGTCCTTCGCGCTGTACGAGCAGGGCGCGGACGGGATCTGGCGCAAGCTCCGTGAGTACGCGTTCGGCGGCGGCCCCGCCGTGCCGAGCCTCCCGGCGCAGAGCACCCCCGTGGACGAGCCGGCCGCGACCCCGTACTGAGCGGGCGGCCCGGCCTAGGGGGTTTCCGGTGGGTCTTGCTGGGCTCGCGACGCCCTGCGACTCCGTCTCCGGCGTTGTCGTCGGGCGCCAACTCCCCCGTAGCCCTCCGGGCACGGGAGGTACCCCCACCGCGTTGTCTTCCTCCTCCGCCTTGGATCCGAAGCTGCATGACGCCGCTCGCTGATCCAGCCTGACCCACCGGACACCCCCTAGACCCAATACCAGTGACTTTGGCGCCCGGCGGAGGCCCCATGGGCGATGTTTCCGCACGTCAGAGCTTCGAGTGGCTCGTTAAGTCACTGGCATTGCCCCTAGACCGGGAGACGGCGGAACAGCGGCCGTGGCACATGCCGCAGCGCCGACATCACCACCCGCAGCGCCCCCGGCACCCACACAGTCTCGGCGCGCCGCCGCAGACCCTTCTCGATCGCCAGGGCGACGTGCTCCGGCGTCGTGGCCAGCGGTGCCTCGGCCAGCCCGGCCGTCATCTTCGACCGGACGAACCCGGGCCTGACGACCATCACATGCACCCCCGTGCCGTGCAGGGCGTCACCGAGGCCCTGGGTGAACGCGTCGAGTCCCGCCTTGCTGGATCCGTAGATGAAGTTGGCCCGGCGGGCGCGCTCGCCCGCCACCGACGACAGCACGACCAGCGAGCCGTGGCCCTGCGTCTGCAGGGCGCCCGCGCAGATCAGCCCGGAGGAGACGGCTCCGGTGTAGTTCGTCTGGGCGACCCGGACCGCCGCGAGCGGTCTGGCCTCGTCGTGGGCCTGGTCGCCGAGGACACCGAAGGCGAGCAGCACCATGTCGATGTCGCCCTCGGCGAAGATCTTGCCGAGGACCTCCTCGTGCAGGCTGGGATCCAGCGCGTCGAAGGCGACGGTGCGTACGTCCGCGCCCAGTTCGCGCAGGCCGTCGGCGGCGGACTCCAGCGCGGGGGAGGGGCGGCCCGCCAGCCAGACCGTACGGGTACGGCGGGCCACCAGCCGGCGCGCCGTCGCCAGGCCGATCTCCGACGTGCCGCCGAGGACGAGCAGGGACTGCGGGGTGCCGAATGCGTCCTTCATGGTGCGTGCTCCTTCATCACAGAGGTCACGGAAGTCACAGCGAGAGACGGCGGGAGAGATCGGACACGAACACTCCCCTAGGGTCCAGCCGGGCCCGCAGGGCACGGAACCGGTCGAGCCCGGGATACATCGCCGCCAGCAGTTCCGGCCGCAGCCGGGAGTCCTTGGCCAGATAGACCCGCCCGCCCGCCCCCGCCACCACGTCGTCGAGTTCGTCCAGGAACACGCCGAGCCCCGGCAGTCCGGCCGGCAGGTCCAGGGCGAGCGTCCAGCCGGGCATCGGGAACGACAGCCAGCCCGGGTCGCCCTCGCCGAAGCGCTTCAGCACGGCGAGGAACGACGGGCAGCCCTGGCGGGCGATGCGCCCCACGATCGCGCGCAGCGCCTCCTCCTGCCCGTGCCCGACCACGAACTGGTACTGGACGAAGCCGCTGCGCCCGTAGATCCGGTTCCAGTGCGGGACGCCGTCCAGCGGATGGAAGAAGGCGGGGATCGACTGGAGTTCGCCCGTGCGGCGACGCGGCGCCCGGCGGTACCAGAGCTCGTTGAACACGGTCACGGAGGCGCGGCCGAGCAGTCCCTCCGGGACGAGCGCGGGCGCCGGGGGAAGGCGCAGGGGCCGGAACCCCAGCGGCCGGCGCCGAGCGCGCCGCGGGAGCGCGTCGAGGGGCGCGTGCTCCCCGCGGGTGAGGACCGAGCGCCCGGTCGCCGCGCCGCGGGCGAGCAGGTCGATCCAGGCCACCGAGTAGCGGTAGCGGTCGTCGGTCCCGGTCAGCCGCGCCATCAAGTCGTCGAGGTCGGCGGCGCGTTCGGTGTCCACGGACATCAGCGACGTCTCGACCCGGTGCAGCCGGACGGTGGCGGAGAGGACGATCCCGGTCAGGCCCATGCCGCCCGCGGTCGCGTCGAACAGCTCGGTGCCGGGGAGCACCGTACGCAGCTCACCGTCGGCCGTGAGCAGCTCCAGCGAGAGCACGTGGCGGGAGAACGAGCCCGAGACATGGTGGTTCTTGCCGTGGATGTCGGCGCCGATGGCTCCGCCCACCGTCACATGGCGGGTCCCGGGCGTGACCGGGACGAACCAGCCGAGCGGCAGCAGCACCTCCATCAGCCGGTGCAGGCTGACCCCCGCGTCGCAGACGACGACGCCCGCCTCCGCGTCGATGGTGCGAATCCGGTCCAGGCCGGTCATGTCGAGGACGGCGCCGCCCGCGTTCTGCGCCGCGTCCCCGTACGCCCGGCCCAGTCCGCGCGCGATGGCGCCGCGTGCCCCGCAGCGGCGTACGGCCGCGGCGGCGTCGTCGAAGGTACGGGGACGGACCAGCAGCGCCGCCGAGGGCGCGGTACGGCCCCAGCCGGTCACCGGCACCGGCAGGTCGTCGTCGTAGGGGGACATGCGCGCGACGGTATCGCCCTCTTCGGAGGATTTGCCTTAATGCCCCTGACTCGCCGAAACGGGTGATTAAACGAGTGTCATGAAAAATGACCGCAAATGTCGGCCCGTCGTTGAGAAGAGTCGCTTCCGGCTCATCGAAAGGGGTGGCAGATGCGAGAGGCCGACGGGACACGACGGCCGGGCGTCGAGCACCGGCTGCTGACGGTGTTGCGCGGCTTCGGCACGGAGCCACGGGTGGCCGCGGCGGCCCGCGCGCTCTCGCACACCGGCGAGCACGCCACGCTGTGGATCGCCGCCGGCCTCGCGGGCGCCGCGGCCGACCCCGAGCGGCGCCGCGGCTGGCTGCGCGGCACCGTGCTGATCTGCGCGGCCCACGTGACCAGCATCGGCGTCAAGCGGGTCGTACGCCGCCCCCGCCCCCGACTGCCGGTGGGCGAACCGCTCGTACGCACCCTGGGCCGGCACTCCTTCCCCAGCTCGCACGCCGCCTCTGCGGCCGCGGCCGCCGTGGCCTTCGGCACGCTCCGCCCGGCGGTCCGCCGGCTCGTGCGACCACTGGCCGCCGCGATGTGCGTCTCCCGGCTGGTCGCCGGCGTCCACTACCCGACCGACGTCCTCGCCGGCGCGGCCCTCGGCGGCCTCATGGCCCACCGGGGCGCGGGATGGCTACGGGCCGGCCGGGCCACGACGCGGGATGGAGCCGGAGGCCGCGGACATGTCTGAGCGGAGCACCGTGCTGCTGGAGCAGCCGGAGCCGCCGGAGCAGCGCGTCGGGCGGGCCGTGTCCGCGCGACGGCGGCCGCTTCGGGTGCCGCTGGGCTTGATCCGGACCGCCAGGCCCCGCCAGTGGATC includes:
- the trpS gene encoding tryptophan--tRNA ligase; the protein is MASDSPRVLSGIQPTAGSFHLGNYLGAVRQWVALQETHDAFYMVVDLHAITVPQDPAELRANTRLAAAQLLAAGLDPERCTLFVQSHVPEHAQLGWVMNCLTGFGEASRMTQFKDKSAKQGADRATVGLFTYPILQVADILLYQANQVPVGEDQRQHIELTRDLAERFNGRFGRTFTLPEPYILKETAKIYDLQDPQIKMSKSASTPKGLINLLDEPKATAKKVRSAVTDTDTVVRFDQVEKPGVSNLLTIYSTLTGTAIVELEQKYEGKGYGALKTDLADVMVEFVTPFRSRTQEYLDDPETLDSLLAKGAEKARAVAAETLAQTYDRVGFLPAKH
- a CDS encoding 2'-5' RNA ligase family protein — encoded protein: MGTVTLGVSIAVPEPYGSLLQERRAGFGDAAAHGIPTHVTLLPPTEADASALPVVEAHLTRVAAAGRAFPMRLSGTGTFRPDSPVVFVKVAEGGAACTQLQQRVRDASGPLVRELQWPYHPHVTVAHGIAEEAMDRAYEELAGYEAEWTCTSFALYEQGADGIWRKLREYAFGGGPAVPSLPAQSTPVDEPAATPY
- a CDS encoding decaprenylphospho-beta-D-erythro-pentofuranosid-2-ulose 2-reductase produces the protein MKDAFGTPQSLLVLGGTSEIGLATARRLVARRTRTVWLAGRPSPALESAADGLRELGADVRTVAFDALDPSLHEEVLGKIFAEGDIDMVLLAFGVLGDQAHDEARPLAAVRVAQTNYTGAVSSGLICAGALQTQGHGSLVVLSSVAGERARRANFIYGSSKAGLDAFTQGLGDALHGTGVHVMVVRPGFVRSKMTAGLAEAPLATTPEHVALAIEKGLRRRAETVWVPGALRVVMSALRHVPRPLFRRLPV
- a CDS encoding FAD-binding oxidoreductase; this encodes MSPYDDDLPVPVTGWGRTAPSAALLVRPRTFDDAAAAVRRCGARGAIARGLGRAYGDAAQNAGGAVLDMTGLDRIRTIDAEAGVVVCDAGVSLHRLMEVLLPLGWFVPVTPGTRHVTVGGAIGADIHGKNHHVSGSFSRHVLSLELLTADGELRTVLPGTELFDATAGGMGLTGIVLSATVRLHRVETSLMSVDTERAADLDDLMARLTGTDDRYRYSVAWIDLLARGAATGRSVLTRGEHAPLDALPRRARRRPLGFRPLRLPPAPALVPEGLLGRASVTVFNELWYRRAPRRRTGELQSIPAFFHPLDGVPHWNRIYGRSGFVQYQFVVGHGQEEALRAIVGRIARQGCPSFLAVLKRFGEGDPGWLSFPMPGWTLALDLPAGLPGLGVFLDELDDVVAGAGGRVYLAKDSRLRPELLAAMYPGLDRFRALRARLDPRGVFVSDLSRRLSL
- a CDS encoding phosphatase PAP2 family protein, with the protein product MREADGTRRPGVEHRLLTVLRGFGTEPRVAAAARALSHTGEHATLWIAAGLAGAAADPERRRGWLRGTVLICAAHVTSIGVKRVVRRPRPRLPVGEPLVRTLGRHSFPSSHAASAAAAAVAFGTLRPAVRRLVRPLAAAMCVSRLVAGVHYPTDVLAGAALGGLMAHRGAGWLRAGRATTRDGAGGRGHV